TTTTCACTTTAATGGATGAATAGGTTCATACTAAATAGTTATTCTAACATCCAAGTCTACCATAgcattacaatttaaaatattcattttatataatgtTCATAGAGATACCATGACATTGATCTataatgttgaggcattaaatttAACCTGTTAAATTTATAATCTACAAATTGCGTTTTATGCCAATTGAGTCCTCAAAGTgatgtaaaaaaaccccaaagttaCAATCAGTGGAACCTTCACATAAATGCCATCTAATATGAGCATGTTACTCGAATTGCAAATGTGCTCCTTAAAAGAGCTGCAGTTTCATATCAACTTTCAAcaagatgtgtgaatttcaagTCTCAGAAGTCCTTAGTCAGCTGGGATTTAAAATCTACACTTAAGtttgttaaggttgagaaacactgctctacaaAAAAAGTCATCTATCAATAGTACTTTCATTTTGTCTAGATTACTATACTATGCCCTGATTCATTTGGCACATCCACCACTTCATaagagggaagaaagaataaaaactcAGACAGCACCTGAAAAGAAGTTGCCTGAGCAAACCAATCCTCAGCACATTGCTCTGGAACTGATCTACCAGGCAAGAGCAGCAACACTAAACCATGGCACggcaatctcagttttgtttagtttttattAATATGAAGATTGTTTGCTCAAAATTTTATTAGATGTTTTGCTTCAAATGGGTACATTCATGGTACACCAAAGAATGCTTCTGAGGATAGCTCAATCAGCATCCTTCAATACTGTTTAAATTACCCAGAGTAAAAACACCTACAAAGCAAACTTCATTTAAACATGCAAAatgaaaaaaccaaaacaaaaggaTTTGTTGGTGCAGAAATAATTGCCCAAAAGATGGACACTGAATTTATGGATGCTGCTCTGCTGTGGGAGATCTGCTAATCCACCCTTTGCAACTCACAAATGCTTATTCCCACACCAAAAGTATCAGAGGTATATATTTTTCACTTTGTGTTACTGCAGGAAGCCTTCCTCTGTTTAGTCCCATTATTCTGCAACAACCTCTGATGGGGCTTCGAACCAAGGGTGGGCAATGGGGCCTCAAGGAAGAAGCCTAAGGCCAACTCATGGGCCATTCCCTTGTGGTGTGGTTTGTTGGCTCAGTGGCAAATGAGCCCCTGGAACCAAGCACTTCCACAGCTCCTTTGATTAGACCAGTGCTTCTTAAAGTGTGGTTCCAGAGTCTGGGAGGTTCCTGAAGCCCTTCTCAGGGGTCCACCAAATCAAAATCATTTGCCAGCCTATGTTGAAATATGACCCTTAAAAGCAAAAGATCTTTTGAGGCGCTTCCGAAGCAAAAGATTTAAGAAATCCTGGATTAGATTTATGTTAAGAACAGTTCTTCTCTTCTGAAACGACCCAGCAAAGCCCGAAGGCTGAAATTGCATCCCGGCGGCCGCCCACGCTGGAAGGGTGCTCGCCCAGGGAGAGGCTTCCCCCCGTGGCTGCCACCCGCAACCTCCCTCCTTCTGCCTCCCTCACTTCTCTCGCCGCTTGGCTTCGGCCTCGCGCTCTTTGGCATCCAGCAACTGCTGCATCTCCTTCAAGGAGGGGTACCACGCTCTCTCCTCAGCTTCCATTTCCTGCAGCTTCTCCAGTGGCGGCCACAACCGGCTCAGGTCCACTCGGAGGCTTGCCCGTGGCGCCCAAACAGCTTGGCCTCATATTCGGGCGTCAACTGCCAGGCCGGAGTGCTGGAATCGGTAGGGTCCGACCGATAAATTCCCTTCAGTTGTAATTTAAGCGGCTTGGCGTTATATAGCCGGACGCCACCCAGCAGCAGCCGGCTTCCGCGGGCCGCCATATTGCAACGCACTTAGCAGGTGACCGGAACTATAGAGGGCGCCATCTTGGAATTAGCTCCTCCCCCTCCAGTGGGCGGGGCCGTCTTGGATGCCGGCGCATGGCGGCCGCCATTTTGAAGTTTATTCTTCGCCTCGGGCGCCTCCATCTTTGGAGCTTTCCGAATGGTCGTGGAGGTTTGGTGGGTGGCGGTGAAGGTATTTCATCATAGAAACAGTGAAGTGGTGACACAAAGTTGAACTTGATTCAGATGTCATATTTTTCCTTTGCATTATGTTCCTAAAAGTTTCAGTGCGTCTTTACGCAAGTGCTTTCCGACACAACATGGCTTCGTTAAATCGAATTTAGGATTTGGAAGGCTTCAGAGGAACGAGATTTGCTTACATGGGAATTTGCACAGCTGTAATTTTTCTGGACTCTCCTGCTAAGGTTCCTCAATTGCAAGGCGACTGAAGTCTGGGAAACGGGCTTTTCTCTGAGAAATTAATACATGTGAGAGGCAAATGACATGGGTTTTGTAATTTGTTAACTAACGtagttactttgtattttaattagatttattttctctcttgtAAAATCCTGCATTTTCTTTGCTGTGTTAACCATAAAAAGTGAAACGTGGGCCCGGGGGGGTATGTCCTCCTTTGTCAGAGAGAGATCCCATTTTATAAGGGTACCCTAATAAAACTCCTTTTAAATGATCTTCCGACTCCGTTGCTCATTGGGAAAGTAAGATGAGGCAGAACCTAGGGCCAGATCTGGCTTTCGATGTGAAATATTTGGGTAATCGTTTCAtaattcccatcgccaatctctttccacttatgactgtatgactataacttgttgctggcaatccttatgatttatattgatatattgatcatcaattgtgttgtaaatgttgtaccttgatgaaggtatcttttcttttatgtacactgagagcatatgcaccaagacaaattccttgtgtgtccaatcacacttggccaataaaattctattctattctattctatcctcttaCGGCTGCTCTGTCCTTAACTGCAGCTTGGAGTAATGCTGGTATTTTGGCCTCTGGGGAGAACTGGCGCGTAATATATTCCACCACTATGAAAAAATCTAATGTCTTGAAATGGACCAGAtgagggtgtttttttaaaaaaaaatttagcaaATGGGATGGGGCAGCGTAACAGTGCAATCTGTTGTAGACGTTTTTTCGTCAGACTTTCCTTGTTTGCAATCCTGCTTTCCCTAAATGTCCCTAAAGTTACAAGTGGTTCCATTTTATTGCAAGTTaccaaaagcatttttaacatcaTCGTGGAGATTTAACAATTTAATGTTAATGTAGGGCTGTGGATTACAAGCAGGATGCCATAGAAATGAAGACAATGAAATATAGTATAAATACAATGAAATACAATACAACGAAATACAGTATACagtgaaatacaataaaatacagtacaataataGAAAGTGGATCGTGATAattgtttctttaaatattttttaaatatttcccacatataatagaatatatataattgtatataaGCCCATCCATGTATAAGTAAATCTTCAAATTATTTAGCAAAATGCATGTCGGCTAATTGCATTTTTATGGTATTTTGGTTATAAATTTGAGAGTCATCCACAGATGAGTTTTATACACAAGTATATACAGTACATTTATAGGAGGATACTACCGTGAAGAATATCTAATGGTATGGGCAGTTACTTTCTGACATCTCTGGTATTTTTATGTCAATAATCTCTCTGATATTGATCATCTCCATTAatgaaatgtattatttaatCCTCCATCAGAAATCGTATCCTTTATCAATCACCTGGAAAAGGCTAGgagaataaagtaaaaaaaactcccaccttttaattaaaagaaaaaattaaaaataatttgtgtCAAGCCCCACAATTGCATCATTCTATTTGTTAATGAGTGCTCAGTCACAATCATAGACCATGACTTCCATACGTTAACTTCATGTATCCAAGATACTACTGTATGATTACAATTTTATTCCAGAACTCCATGGTGAGGTACATTTCTATAAGTCTGACTATGAATGTACACTTCTAGGACAAAAGTAATCAATAGTTTTAGGATATAACAAGTAATAATTTGGTAGTAGTTCTGAGCATCCTACATCttactggactaaaatacttgatgaacgtatcttttcttttatgtacactgagagcatatgcaccaagacaaattccttgtgtgtccaatcacacttggccaataaaattctattctattctattctattctaaaagaaaaagTAACGGTTAGGTGAAAAACACAGGAGGCCCTTTGGGAGGAATTTGATGAAATCTTTAAATCAACAGTATTCTGACACATTGTGTCCCCTGCTTTTAAAACTTCCTTCCCTGTCTTCTGACTTAGAGAAATGGACAGTTTTAAAACTCAATTTAGCAACAACTGAAGTTTCAGTTGTAAATTAAATTTCTATCCAGAAAATGCCCTTAGGGTTACctaaatagtgcaaatgggtggggTGGAACTATTTCAggagaccctgagggcacagataaacctccaagtggcctcaatgaatcTCAGAAATGAgttctaacaaccagatgacttcaagaaatataaattcttccattttccACTGTTCAGTCGGAACTGtagaagcttggatgagaagtgaaaagtcttcaaggaaaaacaacatCTAGTTGTCTTTGGAATTACAGGCTAAGTCTATTCTGCATCCACAATTATCACCTGCATTTTtgttaaacattttttcttttccctcactaaatcatttatgaaaatgttgaagagagcAGTTCACCTAGAACAATATCCTGAGGTATGtgcctcctccctcccactctctatgCACACCTAGATGCATTAAGGGCCAGTGGATATGACTGTTAAAATCAACTGCAAACCTGACCATTAGCAGAATCCATTCATCATTGTCCTCTTTTATCAAGTAAGAGGCTGTGGTCAAATTTATTAAACACCTCCACTGAAATCTAGGTATACTACATACATCTAATTAATAGAAGTTCCTTGGTCTTCTAGTCATTTGTCAAAAAAAGGTGTCTAGTATAAACTTTTTTATCTTCTAGTAATTCCTGTTCCTTTCTAAGTGCTTAGAAcccacctttttctttttttttctttctttcattaaatatttgaaatacattcttataaaaataataagagaaaaaagtaaaaaaaaggacagaaaaacttaaaaaacatgctatataaaattgaatatttttttcagaagaaCATTAGGTTAGTGATGGATATGATTATGTGCCagcaagtcagtcttgactcttaGATGACATAGCTATATtttctccattctccattctctATTGCCAGCCTTGTTCTTCAGCTCTTCAAATAGTATACTTCTTGCtactgtaattgagtccatctaCCTTACTGTTGCTCATCCTCTTCTGTTTTTTTCCACCTTTCCAATCATTATAGACTTTCCTAGAGAGCTAGAGATCTTTGTATAATGTGTCCGAGGTATGATATCATGAGCCTGTTCATTTCTGTCTCAAGTGAGGATtttgggttgatttgtttgatgatctatttcagtgttggcaaaccttttcggcaccgagtgccaaaatgggaCTGTACACGTGTGGGGGAGCgccggaaacaggaagagcagctccctggcatgcatgtgcaggagctctggaaaccagaagacagttccctggtgcgcatgcgtgggcTGGGAAGCAGGGTTtcccgcatgcacatgcacgctagtcacctggtcttccagtttctggcacatatGCATACGAAGACCAGGTGGCAGGAAGCTCAGCGCACATGCCCACCAGGGAGCTGCTATTTTGGTTTCCTGCGCTCCCGCGTGCACGCCAACCAGCATGcgcaccggaacctggaagagcaatgggcgatggctggcatgcctggagagatggctttgcgtgccacttccagcaagcgtgccatagattcaccatcacggatctattcaggtttgtttttgttgttttctgtCTATGGTATTCTTTGATACCATCCTGTTTGTCCATAAATTTTTTCACATTGTTGTCAGTCACATCTTTCATCTcttataatctttttaaaaaaaatacatttacagGTGCATAGATTATTGTTGGCAGATTAGTTATAATTTTCTTGTCCCAATCCTTCAAAAACCTTTGAAATGCCATACTTTTATgtcttattttataaattttgcttttctttttcctgcctgGAACTTGAGTCCCCTCTAGTGGCATAATTCTATATTCAGGAAGTTTCAGTTTCTTTGTTGCTTTGTTTTCAACTTTCAGCCAGTAATGTCTTTCCTGATAGACTAAACAATTTATGTTCCTGTGGAACAATTATTTTCTTTACTCAATTCTACAAAAATCTTAGCAAAAGTTGTAATATTCCAAATACACGATCTGTTTAAAACTTTCTTTTGAATAAATTCTTACTTAGTTTTTTGCCATTTGTTTCTATTCTTTAAGTTCTTTACCAGttagtttttcttttatttcggGATAACGTTTTACTTATCAGGTAGTTTTTCAAATCAGTTTGGCATTTTAGAAACATTCTTGATCAAGTCAGTGTCTAGTAATTAGCataagacaatataataaatataattatacatatataatataataaataaaatttaataaaataaataataagacttATCAGTcagaataaataattaataaggtAGGCCTAATAACAGAGAGGGTGTTGCACAATGTATATTCTTATGGTTAAAAAAGTTCATTTTATGGCAGCAAAATGGTAAAGAATAAATTCCTATATTTCAGTAAAGCAAATTGGGAATTGATATTTAAAATCAAGTTGAAACAAATGTAgacacataccgtgtttccctgaaaataggacatgtcccaaaaataaggccaagcctgatttttggggtgggcataaatacacgccctcccctgaaaataagccctagtgacagggtgggtgtgacagggtgaaaagcagcccttcccttccctggtcaccTCAG
This genomic window from Ahaetulla prasina isolate Xishuangbanna chromosome 2, ASM2864084v1, whole genome shotgun sequence contains:
- the LOC131190646 gene encoding LOW QUALITY PROTEIN: large ribosomal subunit protein mL64-like (The sequence of the model RefSeq protein was modified relative to this genomic sequence to represent the inferred CDS: inserted 1 base in 1 codon); the protein is MAARGSRLLLGGVRLYNAKPLKLQLKGIYRSDPTDSSTPAWQLTPEYEAKLFGRHGQASXVDLSRLWPPLEKLQEMEAEERAWYPSLKEMQQLLDAKEREAEAKRREKEEIIAAKMAKMPQMIENWQMEKNRRG